Sequence from the Pseudomonas frederiksbergensis genome:
TCGCCGCCTTCGAGGGTGCCGTAGTAGCCAGTGCGAAAGCTGTAGTCGATGCCGCTGAAGGCTTCCAGGCCGTAGGGCAGCGGGTGGGTGTGGTCGAGGCCGCTGCTGAGGTTCCATTCCGGCGCGTTGTAGAGGCGCTCGCCGCTGAGGTCGCAGGTCCATTGGCCCGAGGCCGGCGGGCACGGTGCGTTGGGGAAGCTGCGGTAGCGCGCATCGCTCCAGGCCACGCCCAGGCGGCCGGTGAGTCGGGAGGTGAGTTGCCAGGCGGAATCGAGTTCGATGCCGCGCAGGCGGACTTTGCCGACGTTGATCAGATTGTCGCGCAGCGGTGGTGCAAACAGCGAGGTGGGCGGGCTGTAGGTGAGCGCTTGGTAGTCATCGACGTCGGTCTGGTAGACGGCGAGGTTGAGCAAGGCGCGCTGATCCCAGAACCGCGTTTTCATGCCGACTTCCAAAGACGTGGCCCGCTCGGGCTCGAAGGTGGGCGCGGTGAACGGGCCGATCACGTCGAAATTGATGCCACCGGCCTTGTAGCCCCGCGACCAACTGAGGTAGCCCATCACCGCGTCGGTGAAGCGGTAGCTGGCGCTGAGCAGGCCGGAGACGTTGTCTTCTTTGATCGAGTCTTCGCGGTAATAAGCACCGCCGAGGGCGATGTCGCGCAGCAGTTGCCCACCGGCCTGGAACACCGGGGGCAAACCCGTCAGCGGGGCGAGGTTGCTGACGTCGCGGGAGATCCAGCCGTCCTTGCGCTCCTGGCTGTAGCGCAGGCCGCCGGTGAGTTCCAGTGGGTCGATTGGGCGCCAGGAAAGTTGGCCGAAAATGGCGCGGCTATCGCCCTTCTGTTCGCCGTCGTAGCGCTGCCGGGCGCCATCGAGGAGCACTGAAGGCACCTGCCTCGGATCGGTGAAGGTGATGCCGTAGAGTTTTCGCAGTGCCTCCACTTGGTCGCCGACGAACCAGGGCGCGGCATCCGGGCCGAATTCGGCGTCGATCTGCCGGTCGAGCTGCTGGCGCAGGTAATAGAGCCCGGCGACGTAATCGACGGACGAGCCGGCCGTGCCGGACAGGCGCCATTCCTGGCTGAACTGCCGATGGCCGAGCTCGGCTTCGGATTGGGCCACCGAGAGCGCGGTGCTGTCGCCGTCGCGGCTGGCGCGGTAGTCCCAGTCGCGGTAGGCGGTGATGCTGGTGAAGCGCATCGCCTCGTCCAGGTCCCAATTCAATTCCAATGACACACCGTTTTGCAGGGTTCGTGGACGCCCCGGCGCGTCGATGCGGTTCTCCCGTTGGTAAGGGTCGGGCTGCGCCAGCGGATAGCCGACAAATCGGGCGCGCTTGCGGGTTTGCTCGCTGTAGTGGTTGACCAACAGCACGTTGCCAGCTTCGTTTTGCTCGGCGTAGTCGGCGATCAAACGGGCGCTGAAGTCGCTGTTCGGCGTCCACAGCAACTGGCCGCGCAGGCCTTGGCTGTCGGCGTCGCCGAGGCGGCTGCCGTCTTGCAGGTTTTCCACGGAGCCTTCGCTGGAACTGTCGAACACGTTGAGTCGGCCAGCGAGCACATCGTCTTGTAGCGGCCCGGATATCGTTCCGCGATATTCTCGCAGGCCACGCTCGCCATAGCTGGCTTCGAGGTTGGCTTCGGGCTGGAACGTCGGTTGCTTGGTGATGATATTCAGCGCGCCCGCTGTGGTGTTCTTGCCGAACAGGGTGCCTTGCGGCCCGCGCAGGACTTCGATGCGTTCGATGTCCATCAACTCGGTGAAGGCCATGCCCTGGCGGGCCTGGTAAACGCCGTCGACGTAAGTGCCGACGCTGCCTTCCAGGCCATCGTTATAGGCCGTCGCGCCGAAGCCGCGCAGGCCGAAGCCGGCGTAACGGGCGTCATGGCCGGAAACCACCAGGCCCGGCACGCGTTGTTGGATGTCTTGCAGTCGATGCAGGCCGGCTTCGTCCAGTTGGTCGCCGTAGAGGACGTTGATCGGGATCGGCACGTCTTGCGGGTCTTCCTCGCGGCGGCGAGCGGTGACGGTGGTTTCGTCGAGCGTAAAGGCGCCGGGGGTCTCCGGGCCGGCGTGGACCGACACCCAAGGCAACGCGCAAACGCTGCCGAGCAAGAGCAGCCGATAACGCAGGACCGGCATGCTAGAACTCCCGGGCCATTTCGCGATGCACCGTGTCCGGGCAAACCAGTGTCTTGATCCGCGCCAGCAATTCGCGGCTGTCGGCGGGCTTGAGCAGTGCCGCGTCGAAGGCCAGGTTTTCTGGGAAACCTTCCGGCCTGCGTGGCGGGATCGCTGAATAAAGCATCACGGGCAGATCGTGCCCACGGCCGCGCACCTGTCGCAGCAGTTCCCAACCGTCCATGCCGGGCATCATCTGGTCGCTGATCAGCAGGTCGATCGATTGATCCGCCAGGCAGGCCAACGCGTCTTCGCCGTTCGCCGCGATGCTGACGTCGAAACCGTAGCCGGCCAGCAGGTCGTAGAGCCATTCGCTGTTTTGCTCGACGTCGTCCACCAGCAGGATGTGCTGACCCTGGCCGTCGAACGGTGTGATGTTGTTGTCGACGATGCCGTTTTCAAAGTCGTGTTCTTGGGCGCATTTGAGTTGCAGGCGGAAACTGAAGTGGCTGCCCTGCCCCGTGGCCTGGGGTTCGAGGCGGCTGTCCATGCGTTCCAGCAACTGCGTGACGATGGACAGGCCCAGCCCGCTGCCTTCGTAGCGCTGCGCGTTGCGGCCGCGGCGGAACGGTTGCAGCAGTTGTTCGAATTCGTGTGGTTCGATGCCAATGCCGGTGTCGATCACGCTGAAACGCAGCTCCACGGTGTCTGCGGTGGTTCCCGGAGAACAGCTCACTTCAAAACGGATCTGACCGTCGCGGGTGAATTTCGCCGCGTTCGCCAACAGGTTCATGAGCACCTGCCGAAGCCGTTTGAAGTCAGCCTCCACCAAGGGCGGCAGATCTTGCGCCAGTGCCGCGTTGAAGCTGTTGCCCTGGCGCGCGGCAAGGAAGCCGGCCTCGTCGGCGACCTCCTGTAGAAAGCCGTACAGATAACCCGGCGCGATGGTCAGTTGCATCTGCTCCAGCTCGCCACGGGAAAATTCAAGCATCTCGTCGATCAGTTCCAGTTGCTGGCGGGCGTTGCGCTCGATGGTGGCCTGATAGTCGCGGTTGGGCCCGGCATGCAGCAGGCGCGCATAGTCGATGATGCGCACCAGCGGCGAGCGCAGGTCGTGGCTGATCCGCGCCATCAACGCACTGCGCGCCTCAAGGGATTCGCGCAACTGCGAGGTGCGCAGCGCCACGGTGCTTTCCAGGCGTTCGTGCTCGGCCTGGCGTTGTTGGTCGAGGGTGGACAGGGCGTGTTTTTCACGGTTGCGGCTGCGGGCGACTTCCATGATCAAGGTGCACACCAGCAACACCACGCCCGCCAGGGTGGACGAGAGGCTGTATTTGTTTTCCGGCGATTGCCAGGGCAGTTGTTCTTGCGGGAAGAAAATCCGCATCAGCAATTGCCCGAGCAGTAGCGCCGGCACCAGCCAGGCCATCCAGCTGTAGCTCAGGCGTGCGCGCCAGGCCATGAACAGCGTGGTAAGCAGGACGCCGTAAAAACTGAACAGGGACATCTGGACGATTTGCGCGCCCTGGACCGCATCGATCTTCAGCCACCAGAGTCGGCCGAGGATGCAGCCCAACAGCGGCATCCAGTAGCTCCAGCCAATGATTTTGGGCAAACGGGCAACCTGCAACAGCACCCGGAAGTAGGCCAGGAACAGCACGAACGAGAAAGCGCTGGCGCAAGTCAGCAGCTCGCGCGTCCAGCCCAGCGCGCTGGGCCAGTACATCAAGTAGCCGTTGAGGATGCAGGTCAGCAGGATGTAGCTCAGGACCGCGCCGGCGTTCACGGTGAGCAGTCGAGAGCGGAGGATCCAGCCGACGATAAAACCGAACGGCACCACCAGCAGGACAATGCCGAGGCTGAGCCCGTCGCTCAGGTACGTCTGTTGCTGGCTGCGCAGCAGCGCCGGTTCGGACCACAGTTCCGGTTCCAGCAGCATCTGGAAATTGCTCGCCACTCGGACTAACACCGTGGCGCTCTCCCCCGCCGCCAACGACACCGGGAACGCCGGCTGACGCGCCGCTGGCTGGGGCCATTCGGCCAGGGGATAGGCGCCGCCGCCGTGGGCCTCATGCCCCGGTTGGTAGACGCGAATGTCTTCCAGGCGCGGTGCCCCGACCACCAACAGGCGCGAACACACCGCAGCGCTTGAGTTAGTCAGTTGTAATTTCAACCAGAATGCCGAGCGGCTGTAACCCTGCGTCGGCCAGCTTGGGGTTGCGGCGTGAAATTGCGTATCAGGGAGTTGAGCTACGTGTTCCAGGCTCAGGCGTGCCTGGGTGTCCTCGAAAATCTGCGCCACGGGCATCAGGTTCAGATGGTCGGCGCGGCAGATATCCACAGGCGCCGCATGCGTCAGGCCTGTGGATAGCAACGTTATCGTCAGCAGTAGAAACTGTAGGAGCCGCATCAGGCGCGCCCGGCCGACTCGGTTTCAACGAGGCCCAGGGTCTGCTGGCGAAACTGGCTGGGCGTCATGCCGATTCGCTGGCGGAAGGCAGTGGTGAAATTGCAGGCGTTGCGAAAACCCACCAGTTCGGCGACGTCCTGCACGCTCATGGCGCTTTCGCAGAGCAGATCCTGGCCGCGTCGCAATCGCGCATCGCGAATGTAGGCGAACACGGTCATTCCCAGGTGTTCGCGAAAAATCGCGGTGAGGCGTTTTTCATGGGTGCCGACCTTTTGCGCGAGGCTGGCCAGGGGCGGCATGTCGTCCAGCTGGTTTTCAATCAGGCGCATCGCCGCGCGCAGGACGATTTCATCGCCTTGCGGCTCCGGGTCGGCCTGGCTTTCATGAACGGTCGGTGGCGCGCGCCAGGTCAATTGCAGGTGAATCTTGATGCGTGCGAGCACTTCTTCCGGGGCGCAGGATTTGGGGATGTAGTCCACCGCGCCAACGGTCAGCCCTTCCAAGCGCTCCAACGATGTATTGGCAGAAGAGAGAAACAGGATCGGGACATGCCGGGTGGCCGGAGCTTCGCGTAACAGCCGGCACAGGCTGAAGCCGTCCATTTGCGGCATGTGCACATCCAGGACGATCAGGTCCGGGCGCAGGGCGAGTGCCCGTTGATAGCCCTGGTAGGCGTCGCTGGCCAGGGAAATGCGCCAGGGCTGGGTCTTCAACAGGATGAGCGTGGCGCGGATGTCCTCGGGGACATCGTCGATCAGCAGAATATGCGGCAGCGACTCGGACGCCGCCGCTGCCTGCCTTTCATGTCGTCCGTTGTCCATTCGCCAGGTCTCTTGTTGTGTTTAGCCAGGTCACTGTCGCGAAATTGCCAGGCGAGGAAACACGTATCGGGCCGGCAACAAGTCGATATAACGGCAGGTAAGGCGAGAACTGAAGCTATCAAATTTTTAATGGGCGATAAACGGTCGTCCCCGTTCGGGGCGGGACATTGTTGGCGGGGGATGAGGAGTATTAAACAAGAGGTGACGGCGTCTGGACGTCAGCCAAGGCGAGAGGGACCGAGCGGATCACTCGACCGTGGCGAGGGAGCTTGCCCCCTCGCCACAACGGAGATGTACTCGACTAACTGTGCCGAACCGCCACGGGTTAGCGGAGTTCCTAATGAGCAGCAGCCAATTAGAACTGGTAGCCAATCTGAGCCAGTAACTGCGGATTTTCCTGACGCGTGTCGCTCTGCGCTTCACCGCCGGAGTGACGCCACGCGACCGTTGCGTCGAACGAAACCTGGCCGTATTGAGCGCGCAAACCCACACCGCCGCCGGAGAGGCTGCGGGTGTTTTCCTCGTCGGCCCATTCGTTGTGGTTGATGCGCACTTTGCCGGCGTCCCAGAACAGGTAAGGCGTCAGCTTGTCGATCGGGTAGCGAAGTTCGATCTGCGTCAGCATGCCTTCGTCGCCTGACGCTTCGCTCTGTGGATAAGCTCGCACGCCATCGATGCCGCCGAGGCTGAAATCTTCGGACGAGTCGAGGTTGTCCTGGCTCCATTGGCCGAGGAAACGGGCGAACAACGTGAAGTTGGCAGGCAGCGCTTGCAGGCGGGCGAGGTCGACGTTGACTTTGCTGAACTGGCCTTCGGTCTGGGCCGTCTGACGGTCGCCTTCGCGCAGGGCCGAATCGAGTTTCAGGTCACCGTAGGTCAGCGTCGCGCCGCCGTAGGTGATGCCGCCGCCGAGCAAGGTGTCCCTGACGTCGAACTGCAAACTGATGGGCAGCGAGTTGCTGCTTTTCTCAAAGCTCAGGCCCAGCACTTCGTATTTGTCCTCGAGCTCTTTGTGCTGGTACTGCCCGGCCAGCATGAGGTTCGCCTGGTTGCTGCGAATGAGCGGATAACTCAAGCCGATGCTGCTGACCTCGGCGGTACCGGTGGCCCCCAGGTCGGCGAATTCCTCGCCCAGGTCATAAGCGCTCTGGGCATAACCGACGTTGCCACGCAGGCCGGACGTGCCCAGCGGCATCGAGTAGCCGAGGCTGCCGAAATACAGTTCTTCATCGGTGGCCATCACGGCAGCGCTGAGCTTGTCGCCAAGCATCATCGGGCTGTTCCAGTCACCTTGCACCGTCAGGCGGTTGCGCCCCGAGTAACGGTTGCCGTGGTTGTCCAGCGTGGCCTTGCCTTCGAAGGCCTTGGTTTTGCTCACCTGGGCGTTGAGGTCGCCCGTACCGAGTTCGTCACCCGGGCGGATGACCGGACGAACCGCCACGCCGGGCAGGTCGGAGAGCACCAGGATGCTGCGCTCCAGGCGATCCCGCTCGATCACCTCGCCCGGCTTCAAGTCGTCCAGGAACGGCTGCGCCTGTGCGGCCAGTTTCGCATCGTCGTTGACGGCGGTGACTTTGCCATAACGCCCTTCGATCACCGCGATGGTCAGCTCGCCTTTGGCCATGCGCTGGGCCGGCAGGTAGGCACGCGCAAACGGGTAGCCGTGCTCACGGTAGTAAAGCGTGACCTGCCGGGCGACTTCCCGCAGCTCGTCGAGGTCGTGGGCCTTACCGATGGCCGGCGCGACGACACGTTGCAGGCTGGCCTCGTCGATATGGGTGTTGTCGGTGAAATGGACGGCGTTGAGTTGGACCTTGGCGCCGCCGACTTTTTCCTGCGCCGGTTGCGGTGCTTCTACATCCAGGCGAATGCTTTGCGGCAGTTCCTGCTGGGGAACCGGCAGCTCCTGCAGGATACGGCCGGCATCGGGGATCGGGCGCGCAGGCAGGGTCGCCGCCCAGGCCGGGGAAGTGGACAACAACGCCAGACCAGCGGCGCAGGACATCAATTTGTTATGCATTGAATATGTCTCGAAGAATGCGGGTTGCCTGAGCCCGTGACCGCGTCCGGGGACGCGGCCAAGGGGCTCGTTCAAAGGGAAAAGTGGGGATCAGGGACGCATGGCCAGACCTGGACCTGGCAAGCGCACGCCGCCGCGCACGACGAACACGGTCTGCGGCGGGTAAGCCGCACAGGCGCCTCCACCCGATACGCCGCCATCGGCGCAGACGTTACCGGCCAGTTCCCGCTCGCTGTCGGCATCCTGGGCCTGGGCAGCCGCATCGCCGTCGCCATTGCCTGGGCCGTTGGCACGCGTGCCGCCCTGGTCCACCAGCAACAAGCCGCCGTCCTCGACCCCGACGCCGGACCAGTCAGTCGGTTTCGGCTGGGCTGGATTGAGCTCCGGAGCGTGGGGCGAAGTCACTTGCGCACCGACCCGTGTGGCATCGGCGACGCTTTGCTGGATGGCTTCAATGTCGAACGACTGGGTCACGGTGACGTTGGCGTTGGCTGGGTCGCTGACGATCAGGTAACCGAGGTCGGCCAGCCCACCGATGTTGATCTGGTGCGTGCCCACCTCCGGACTCCCGATCGAATACACCGGCCGGCCGAGCATCTGCTTGGTGTCGCCGTTCCACAGGCCGTTGGCGTCGAAACCGGCTACACCGCCGCCATTGAACGTGGTCTGGCCGTCGAACGGCTTGGTCTGGGTGGTCGCACCGTTGGTGGATACCACCAGCGTAGGTTGCTCGCGATACACGGCATGAACGCCGTTGCCCAGCGCCCGAGCAAAATTGCTCTGCTGCTCGTCGCTGTTGTAGCGGAAGTTGCCGCTGCCGCTACCCACCACATTCACCACGCCGGTGCTGCCGGCAAGGCTGCCGGTGTAGATCACCGCACGACCACCCGCGCCGGTGGACACCGTCACGCCCGCATTGGCTTTCACGTCACCGCCCGTGGCCACGCCCGCCGAAGCGGATTGACCGGCGTTGAGCACGACTGCATCGGAAGCGCCGCTGGTGGTGCTGACGTTTTCGGCCAGGGTGATGTTTCCGGTGGTCGTCACCACCTGGACTTTGCCGGTGTTGCCGATGCCGACGATCTGATCCAGCTGGGTGCCGTCCAGTGCCGTCTCGGTCAGCCTGCCGACGGTGACGTCGCTGCGGTTGACGAAGCTGACGTCATTCGCCCGGCTGGCGATGTCGCCGACCCAGTTGCTGGCGTTGCGCAGGTCAAAATTGCCGCCCTTGAGCGCCAGGCCATCGGCGGTGATGTTGCCCTTTGCGTTCTGGGTGGTCTTGCCATCGACATTCAGGAACACGTTGCCACTGGTGGCCAGCGCTTCGTTGATTGCCAGGTTGCCTTGGGTGCCGATGCTCACGTCGCCGGTGTTGTTCACGCCGGTGATGGTGGTCTGCGTGCCGTCGACATGGGTCGCGGTCAGCGAACCGACCTTGAGGTCCCCGCTGTTGTTGAACTGGACCTTGCCCGCGTCGCTGGCGATATCGCCGATGACGTTGCCGGTGTTGCCCAGCGCATAGTTGCCGCCCAGCAGCACCAGGCCGCTGGCATCGAGCTTGGCCCCGG
This genomic interval carries:
- a CDS encoding helix-turn-helix domain-containing protein, giving the protein MDNGRHERQAAAASESLPHILLIDDVPEDIRATLILLKTQPWRISLASDAYQGYQRALALRPDLIVLDVHMPQMDGFSLCRLLREAPATRHVPILFLSSANTSLERLEGLTVGAVDYIPKSCAPEEVLARIKIHLQLTWRAPPTVHESQADPEPQGDEIVLRAAMRLIENQLDDMPPLASLAQKVGTHEKRLTAIFREHLGMTVFAYIRDARLRRGQDLLCESAMSVQDVAELVGFRNACNFTTAFRQRIGMTPSQFRQQTLGLVETESAGRA
- a CDS encoding ShlB/FhaC/HecB family hemolysin secretion/activation protein translates to MHNKLMSCAAGLALLSTSPAWAATLPARPIPDAGRILQELPVPQQELPQSIRLDVEAPQPAQEKVGGAKVQLNAVHFTDNTHIDEASLQRVVAPAIGKAHDLDELREVARQVTLYYREHGYPFARAYLPAQRMAKGELTIAVIEGRYGKVTAVNDDAKLAAQAQPFLDDLKPGEVIERDRLERSILVLSDLPGVAVRPVIRPGDELGTGDLNAQVSKTKAFEGKATLDNHGNRYSGRNRLTVQGDWNSPMMLGDKLSAAVMATDEELYFGSLGYSMPLGTSGLRGNVGYAQSAYDLGEEFADLGATGTAEVSSIGLSYPLIRSNQANLMLAGQYQHKELEDKYEVLGLSFEKSSNSLPISLQFDVRDTLLGGGITYGGATLTYGDLKLDSALREGDRQTAQTEGQFSKVNVDLARLQALPANFTLFARFLGQWSQDNLDSSEDFSLGGIDGVRAYPQSEASGDEGMLTQIELRYPIDKLTPYLFWDAGKVRINHNEWADEENTRSLSGGGVGLRAQYGQVSFDATVAWRHSGGEAQSDTRQENPQLLAQIGYQF
- a CDS encoding TonB-dependent receptor; its protein translation is MPVLRYRLLLLGSVCALPWVSVHAGPETPGAFTLDETTVTARRREEDPQDVPIPINVLYGDQLDEAGLHRLQDIQQRVPGLVVSGHDARYAGFGLRGFGATAYNDGLEGSVGTYVDGVYQARQGMAFTELMDIERIEVLRGPQGTLFGKNTTAGALNIITKQPTFQPEANLEASYGERGLREYRGTISGPLQDDVLAGRLNVFDSSSEGSVENLQDGSRLGDADSQGLRGQLLWTPNSDFSARLIADYAEQNEAGNVLLVNHYSEQTRKRARFVGYPLAQPDPYQRENRIDAPGRPRTLQNGVSLELNWDLDEAMRFTSITAYRDWDYRASRDGDSTALSVAQSEAELGHRQFSQEWRLSGTAGSSVDYVAGLYYLRQQLDRQIDAEFGPDAAPWFVGDQVEALRKLYGITFTDPRQVPSVLLDGARQRYDGEQKGDSRAIFGQLSWRPIDPLELTGGLRYSQERKDGWISRDVSNLAPLTGLPPVFQAGGQLLRDIALGGAYYREDSIKEDNVSGLLSASYRFTDAVMGYLSWSRGYKAGGINFDVIGPFTAPTFEPERATSLEVGMKTRFWDQRALLNLAVYQTDVDDYQALTYSPPTSLFAPPLRDNLINVGKVRLRGIELDSAWQLTSRLTGRLGVAWSDARYRSFPNAPCPPASGQWTCDLSGERLYNAPEWNLSSGLDHTHPLPYGLEAFSGIDYSFRTGYYGTLEGGEGSYQPSYGLTNLRLGLRSQDRAWEVEGWVRNVFDRNYITAVYSLLGAGDYGVMTGSERTIGTTVRLRY
- a CDS encoding 7TM-DISM domain-containing protein, whose translation is MRLLQFLLLTITLLSTGLTHAAPVDICRADHLNLMPVAQIFEDTQARLSLEHVAQLPDTQFHAATPSWPTQGYSRSAFWLKLQLTNSSAAVCSRLLVVGAPRLEDIRVYQPGHEAHGGGAYPLAEWPQPAARQPAFPVSLAAGESATVLVRVASNFQMLLEPELWSEPALLRSQQQTYLSDGLSLGIVLLVVPFGFIVGWILRSRLLTVNAGAVLSYILLTCILNGYLMYWPSALGWTRELLTCASAFSFVLFLAYFRVLLQVARLPKIIGWSYWMPLLGCILGRLWWLKIDAVQGAQIVQMSLFSFYGVLLTTLFMAWRARLSYSWMAWLVPALLLGQLLMRIFFPQEQLPWQSPENKYSLSSTLAGVVLLVCTLIMEVARSRNREKHALSTLDQQRQAEHERLESTVALRTSQLRESLEARSALMARISHDLRSPLVRIIDYARLLHAGPNRDYQATIERNARQQLELIDEMLEFSRGELEQMQLTIAPGYLYGFLQEVADEAGFLAARQGNSFNAALAQDLPPLVEADFKRLRQVLMNLLANAAKFTRDGQIRFEVSCSPGTTADTVELRFSVIDTGIGIEPHEFEQLLQPFRRGRNAQRYEGSGLGLSIVTQLLERMDSRLEPQATGQGSHFSFRLQLKCAQEHDFENGIVDNNITPFDGQGQHILLVDDVEQNSEWLYDLLAGYGFDVSIAANGEDALACLADQSIDLLISDQMMPGMDGWELLRQVRGRGHDLPVMLYSAIPPRRPEGFPENLAFDAALLKPADSRELLARIKTLVCPDTVHREMAREF